One part of the Marinobacterium rhizophilum genome encodes these proteins:
- a CDS encoding CoA transferase subunit A gives MNKQITAAEAVAQLRDGMTIGFGGWGPRRKPMAIVREILRSDVKDLTVVSYGGPEVGMLCAAGKVRKLIFGFATLDAIPLEPWFRKVRQAGEIEVMELDEGMFQWGLRAAGMRMPFLPTRCGLATDVIRHNNLKTIRSPYDDGEELLAMPALNLDVAFVHVNVADRLGNTLITGTDPYFDHLVARAAQRCIVSTEQIEDRLQLDAASARNNTFERYLVQGVVHAPLGAHPTTCSPAYGWDMQHLKRYVDCASQDNGWNVYMDEFIRSGEEAYQVANGGADAMGSLPLPTF, from the coding sequence ATGAATAAACAGATTACGGCCGCCGAAGCAGTCGCACAGCTGCGCGATGGCATGACCATTGGTTTTGGTGGCTGGGGCCCGCGCCGCAAGCCCATGGCGATTGTGCGTGAAATCCTGCGCTCCGATGTGAAAGACCTGACGGTGGTGTCCTATGGTGGCCCTGAAGTTGGCATGCTCTGCGCTGCCGGCAAGGTCAGAAAACTGATCTTCGGCTTTGCCACCCTGGATGCGATTCCCCTCGAGCCCTGGTTCCGCAAGGTGCGCCAGGCGGGCGAGATCGAGGTAATGGAGCTGGATGAAGGCATGTTCCAGTGGGGCCTACGTGCCGCCGGCATGCGCATGCCGTTTCTGCCGACCCGCTGCGGACTGGCGACCGATGTGATCCGTCACAACAACCTCAAGACCATCCGCTCTCCCTACGACGATGGCGAAGAGCTGCTGGCCATGCCCGCACTGAATCTGGATGTGGCCTTTGTGCACGTGAACGTCGCCGATAGGCTCGGTAATACACTCATTACCGGCACCGACCCCTATTTCGATCACCTCGTCGCCCGCGCGGCCCAGCGCTGTATCGTTTCCACCGAACAGATCGAAGATCGTCTGCAACTGGATGCCGCCAGTGCCCGCAATAACACCTTCGAGCGTTATCTGGTGCAGGGCGTTGTCCATGCTCCCCTGGGTGCGCACCCGACGACCTGCTCGCCTGCCTACGGCTGGGATATGCAACACCTCAAACGCTATGTCGACTGCGCCAGCCAGGATAACGGCTGGAATGTCTATATGGACGAGTTTATCCGCTCCGGTGAAGAGGCCTACCAGGTCGCCAATGGCGGTGCTGACGCGATGGGCAGCCTGCCGCTGCCGACATTTTAA
- a CDS encoding acetyl-CoA C-acetyltransferase yields the protein MTEAYIVDALRTPTGRRKGGLSHVHAIDLGAHALKALVERNAIPADEYDDVIFGCVDTIGSQAGDIARTSWLAAGLPLNVPGTTVDRQCGSSQQALHFAAQAVMSGTQDVIAVGGVQTMTQIPIASAMLAGQPLGFSDPFSGSKGWQARFGDAPVNQFYAAQRIADHWGISRADMEVFALESHRRALAAIEAGYFEREIVPLEGVSRDETPRQTTLVKMAELEPVAPEFPSITAAVSSQTCDASAAMLVVSDAALKRYKLTPRARIHHISVCGDDPIWHLRAPIPATAAALKKAGMSLDQIDLVEINEAFASVAMAWQQETGYSHDRINVNGGAIALGHPLGATGVRLMTGLLHELERRQGRFGLQTMCEGGGQANVTIIERLG from the coding sequence ATGACTGAGGCCTATATAGTCGATGCTCTGCGCACGCCCACCGGGCGTCGCAAGGGTGGTTTATCCCATGTGCATGCCATCGATCTGGGTGCCCATGCACTCAAGGCGCTGGTGGAACGCAACGCCATACCGGCCGATGAGTACGACGATGTGATTTTCGGCTGTGTCGATACCATCGGCTCCCAGGCCGGCGATATCGCCCGCACCAGTTGGCTGGCCGCCGGTCTGCCGCTGAATGTGCCTGGCACCACGGTAGACCGCCAGTGCGGTTCTTCGCAGCAGGCGCTGCACTTTGCTGCCCAGGCGGTGATGAGTGGTACCCAGGATGTGATCGCCGTCGGCGGCGTTCAGACCATGACCCAGATCCCGATCGCATCGGCGATGCTGGCGGGTCAACCGCTGGGGTTCAGCGATCCCTTTTCCGGCAGCAAAGGCTGGCAGGCGCGCTTTGGCGATGCGCCGGTAAACCAGTTCTATGCGGCCCAGCGTATCGCCGACCACTGGGGCATCAGCCGTGCCGATATGGAAGTCTTCGCGCTGGAGAGCCATCGCCGTGCGCTGGCGGCGATCGAAGCCGGTTACTTCGAACGCGAGATCGTGCCGCTGGAAGGCGTCAGTCGCGATGAAACACCGCGTCAGACCACGCTGGTGAAGATGGCTGAGCTGGAGCCGGTGGCACCTGAGTTCCCATCCATCACTGCCGCCGTGTCGAGTCAGACCTGCGATGCTTCCGCCGCCATGCTGGTGGTGTCCGACGCTGCACTCAAACGTTACAAGCTGACGCCACGGGCGCGCATTCACCATATCAGCGTCTGTGGCGACGACCCCATCTGGCACCTGCGTGCACCCATTCCGGCCACGGCAGCGGCGCTGAAAAAAGCCGGCATGAGCCTGGATCAAATTGATCTGGTTGAGATCAACGAGGCCTTCGCTTCGGTGGCCATGGCCTGGCAGCAGGAGACGGGCTACAGCCACGACAGGATCAACGTCAACGGTGGCGCCATCGCCCTGGGGCATCCACTGGGGGCGACCGGTGTGCGCTTGATGACAGGGCTGCTGCATGAACTGGAGCGCCGCCAGGGGCGCTTTGGCCTGCAGACCATGTGTGAAGGTGGCGGCCAGGCGAACGTGACGATTATCGAGCGGCTGGGCTAA
- a CDS encoding acyl-CoA dehydrogenase family protein, with protein sequence MDFTFTDDERTFREAISRFLMTEAAPEALREIWETDSGRSPDLRNKIAEQGLMALSIPESAGGLEMGDVAWSLMTQELGYYGIPDSLADTAYVSAGLINALPDSVSDRQGWLEQIAEGSLRIAIGHPVNPLVADAHLADFTLLAHAGEIHAVPRALIDVEHNPSIDSSRRLCRVMWEPSSATRIADAATGQPLWDQALNRGALSVAGQLLGLAQRMLDLSVDYAAQRKQFGKPIGSFQAVKHHLADVAGKIEFAKPVLYRAAYSLQHGSADAALHASLAHTACGEAAHLAARHGIQVHGAMGYTWEVDLQMFMKRTWALESAWGDRTFHKARVSDAVLSDGAALGPGHLFGRS encoded by the coding sequence ATGGATTTCACTTTTACTGATGACGAACGGACCTTTCGGGAAGCGATCAGCCGCTTCCTGATGACCGAGGCCGCCCCCGAAGCGCTGCGCGAAATCTGGGAGACCGATTCCGGTCGCTCGCCGGATCTGCGCAACAAGATTGCCGAGCAAGGTCTGATGGCGCTGTCGATCCCCGAGTCTGCCGGAGGTCTGGAGATGGGGGATGTCGCCTGGTCGCTGATGACCCAGGAGCTGGGTTACTACGGCATCCCCGACTCCCTGGCCGATACCGCCTATGTTAGTGCTGGCCTGATCAATGCGCTGCCTGACAGCGTCAGCGACCGCCAGGGCTGGCTGGAGCAGATTGCCGAAGGCAGTTTGCGTATTGCAATCGGTCACCCGGTCAATCCGCTGGTAGCCGATGCTCACCTGGCAGACTTTACGCTACTTGCTCACGCCGGCGAGATTCATGCCGTGCCGCGCGCGCTGATCGATGTCGAGCACAACCCCAGCATCGATTCATCGCGCAGACTCTGCCGCGTGATGTGGGAGCCGAGTAGCGCGACCCGTATTGCGGATGCGGCTACCGGTCAGCCGCTGTGGGATCAGGCGCTGAATCGAGGTGCCTTGTCGGTGGCCGGGCAGCTGCTGGGACTGGCGCAGCGGATGCTGGATCTGTCGGTTGACTATGCCGCTCAGCGCAAGCAGTTCGGCAAGCCCATCGGCAGTTTCCAGGCGGTGAAGCATCATCTGGCGGATGTGGCTGGAAAAATCGAATTCGCCAAGCCCGTGCTCTACCGTGCGGCCTATTCGCTGCAGCATGGCAGTGCCGATGCTGCGCTGCATGCGTCCCTGGCGCATACGGCCTGTGGTGAGGCCGCGCACCTGGCGGCACGCCACGGCATTCAGGTTCACGGTGCCATGGGGTACACCTGGGAGGTGGACCTGCAGATGTTCATGAAGCGTACCTGGGCACTGGAATCCGCCTGGGGGGATCGCACCTTCCACAAGGCTCGCGTCAGTGATGCGGTATTAAGCGACGGCGCCGCCCTGGGCCCCGGACACCTATTTGGGAGATCGTGA
- a CDS encoding enoyl-CoA hydratase family protein, producing the protein MSTGHKVQIENGIAEVVIAKLPVNALDSREWFELARDIESLGRDPEVRVLVIRAEGRGFCAGVDIKELDKHPERIVDVNAGNYATFKAVHRCEVPVIVAVHGYVLGGGIGITGAADIVLASDCASFALPEVDRGAMGGGAHLQRLFPVQKVRQMFFTGEAVTAPEADRYGFIECIVPKEQLREAALEIAAKIAAKSPAMIRIAKEALNGIEDGNLEDKYRWEQGFTLQAYTSPDSAETRRAFVEKRDATF; encoded by the coding sequence ATGAGTACAGGCCATAAAGTTCAGATAGAGAATGGTATTGCCGAGGTTGTGATCGCCAAGCTCCCGGTCAACGCCCTCGACAGCCGGGAGTGGTTCGAGCTGGCCCGGGACATCGAGTCCCTGGGGCGCGACCCCGAAGTGCGCGTGCTTGTCATCCGCGCCGAGGGGCGGGGTTTTTGCGCCGGCGTGGATATCAAGGAGCTGGACAAGCATCCCGAACGTATCGTCGACGTCAACGCCGGCAACTACGCCACCTTCAAGGCGGTACACCGCTGTGAAGTGCCGGTGATCGTGGCGGTACATGGTTATGTACTGGGCGGCGGTATCGGTATCACCGGTGCGGCCGATATCGTGCTGGCCTCCGACTGCGCCAGCTTTGCCCTGCCAGAGGTGGACCGCGGTGCCATGGGCGGCGGCGCACATCTGCAACGGCTGTTCCCGGTGCAGAAAGTGCGCCAGATGTTCTTCACCGGAGAGGCCGTGACTGCGCCCGAGGCGGATCGTTACGGCTTTATTGAGTGCATCGTCCCCAAAGAGCAGCTGCGTGAAGCAGCCCTGGAAATTGCCGCCAAGATTGCGGCCAAGAGCCCGGCCATGATCCGTATCGCCAAGGAAGCGCTCAACGGTATCGAGGACGGCAACCTGGAAGACAAATACCGCTGGGAGCAGGGCTTCACACTGCAGGCTTACACCAGCCCGGACTCGGCTGAAACGCGCCGGGCCTTTGTCGAAAAACGTGACGCAACTTTCTGA
- a CDS encoding enoyl-CoA hydratase → MTAANPSQEFVQREDKAVYETEEPVLYRVEAGIATLTMNRPGFNNAQNSQMTYALDAAFRQAVDDDSVKVIVLRGEGKHFSAGHDIGTPGRDINKEFERNQLWWDHTNKPGGEYLYAREQEVYLGMCRRWRELPKPTIAMVQGACVAGGLMLAWVCDLIIASDDAFFQDPVVRMGIPGVEYFAHPFELNPRVAKEFLFLGDRMSAQRGYEMGMVNRVVSREALVDATYEMAAKVARQPRMGLALTKQVINHIEDLQGKRTGMEAAFAWHHFAHVHNEQISGDLLGGYDAKGMVKANKAEAGDNGDKA, encoded by the coding sequence ATGACTGCAGCCAATCCATCGCAGGAATTTGTTCAGCGTGAAGACAAGGCGGTTTACGAGACCGAAGAGCCGGTGCTTTACAGGGTCGAGGCGGGCATTGCCACCCTCACCATGAACCGGCCCGGCTTCAATAACGCACAGAACTCGCAGATGACCTACGCCCTTGATGCCGCCTTTCGCCAGGCCGTGGACGATGACAGCGTCAAGGTGATTGTGCTGCGCGGAGAAGGAAAACACTTCTCGGCCGGTCATGATATCGGTACGCCTGGACGGGATATCAACAAGGAGTTCGAGCGCAACCAGTTGTGGTGGGACCACACCAACAAGCCCGGTGGCGAGTACCTCTATGCCCGTGAGCAGGAAGTGTATCTGGGCATGTGCCGGCGCTGGCGCGAGTTGCCCAAACCGACCATTGCCATGGTGCAGGGCGCCTGTGTGGCCGGTGGTCTGATGCTGGCCTGGGTCTGCGATCTGATTATCGCCAGCGATGATGCCTTCTTCCAGGATCCGGTGGTGCGCATGGGCATTCCGGGGGTGGAGTATTTTGCCCATCCTTTCGAACTGAACCCGCGAGTGGCCAAGGAATTTCTGTTTCTGGGGGATCGCATGAGTGCCCAGCGTGGCTACGAGATGGGCATGGTGAACCGTGTCGTGTCCCGCGAGGCCCTGGTCGATGCCACCTACGAGATGGCGGCCAAGGTCGCTCGCCAGCCCCGCATGGGGCTGGCGCTGACCAAGCAGGTGATCAACCACATCGAAGATCTGCAGGGCAAACGCACGGGCATGGAAGCGGCCTTTGCCTGGCACCACTTTGCCCACGTGCACAATGAGCAGATCTCCGGTGACCTGCTCGGCGGTTACGACGCCAAGGGCATGGTCAAGGCCAACAAGGCCGAGGCCGGCGACAACGGAGATAAGGCATGA
- a CDS encoding AraC family transcriptional regulator: MNDLERLDISISGATHRALLSDALHLTGESGLGLKLGYQRSLATYDQLAYLIMSCATLREATEKGLKYQNYPGRFSGNAIITTFSEIDGQGCYQVSVKEDLGELRLLAVEDLLSNIMTTARWVLGQPLPVTQLRCDYPEPPHVEDYRAIFDCPVQFDTPVIQLFFDAAILDQPLPNASPQSARLYASVCEEKSITRQGGSVAWRLWQIIVKDPANPPDMADAAQALCCSTRTLHRKLQSEGWQYQQLIDQIREIHARRVLSDPTLAVTQVALQLGYSDHSGFLKAFKKWTGLTPTEFRTKLWGASINP, encoded by the coding sequence TTGAACGATCTTGAGCGCCTCGATATTTCGATTAGTGGTGCAACTCATAGAGCGCTCTTATCGGATGCGCTGCATCTGACGGGTGAAAGCGGACTCGGGCTTAAACTTGGGTATCAACGATCACTAGCCACTTATGATCAATTGGCTTACCTGATAATGAGCTGCGCAACCTTGCGAGAGGCCACCGAGAAGGGCCTTAAGTACCAGAATTACCCCGGCCGTTTTTCCGGCAATGCGATTATTACCACCTTCAGTGAAATTGACGGCCAGGGCTGTTATCAGGTCAGCGTAAAGGAAGACCTGGGGGAGCTCAGGCTGCTGGCGGTTGAAGACCTGCTCAGCAATATCATGACGACCGCGCGCTGGGTTCTTGGCCAGCCACTGCCCGTGACACAATTGCGTTGCGACTATCCCGAGCCACCCCATGTAGAAGACTATCGAGCAATATTTGACTGCCCGGTGCAGTTTGACACACCCGTGATTCAGTTGTTTTTTGATGCAGCGATACTCGACCAACCTCTTCCCAATGCCAGCCCTCAAAGCGCACGGCTCTATGCGTCCGTGTGTGAAGAGAAAAGCATTACTCGCCAGGGGGGAAGTGTTGCCTGGCGACTCTGGCAGATAATTGTCAAAGATCCTGCCAACCCACCTGATATGGCGGATGCAGCGCAGGCGCTGTGCTGCAGCACTCGTACACTTCACCGCAAGTTGCAGTCCGAAGGATGGCAGTATCAGCAGCTGATTGACCAGATTAGAGAGATTCATGCCCGCCGGGTATTGAGTGATCCTACCCTGGCGGTTACACAGGTTGCACTGCAACTGGGGTATTCTGATCATTCTGGATTTCTTAAGGCATTCAAAAAATGGACGGGGCTTACACCTACCGAGTTTCGCACCAAACTCTGGGGCGCCTCGATTAACCCGTGA
- a CDS encoding NAD(P)H-dependent flavin oxidoreductase, producing MSSPLLHTELTRRLGCRYPIVQTAMGWVSDANLVIATTKGGGFGFLAGATIEPAQLEGEIRKVIDATGGSNFGLNFHMFQENAQQCVELAIQYRLKAVSYGRGPDQATIGRLKAADVLCIPTVGAVKHAIKAVALGADMITIQGSEGGGHTGGVPTTILLPQVLDAVDVPVIAAGGYSTGRGLAAALAAGASGIAMGTRFMMTTDSPTPEQTLARYLAVQDTQLIRVTTAVDGMRHRMIENVFIRKLEGASPMRKLLIALSSARQWKRETGMTFGHMLKTFCKAVKEDPAQMSQVVMSANQPVLLQRSMVQGVPDEGILPSGQVAAAINELVSAPELIATIAGEAETCLQALCTRAAAGQALEEAS from the coding sequence ATGAGCAGCCCATTGTTACACACCGAGCTGACCCGCCGTCTGGGCTGTCGCTATCCCATCGTCCAGACCGCCATGGGCTGGGTGTCGGATGCCAATCTGGTGATCGCCACGACCAAGGGCGGCGGCTTCGGCTTTCTGGCCGGTGCCACTATTGAGCCCGCGCAGCTGGAAGGGGAGATCCGCAAGGTGATCGATGCCACCGGCGGCAGCAACTTCGGCCTCAATTTCCATATGTTCCAGGAAAATGCGCAGCAGTGCGTCGAGCTGGCGATTCAGTACCGCCTGAAAGCGGTCAGCTATGGCCGTGGCCCCGACCAGGCAACCATTGGCCGTCTCAAGGCCGCCGATGTGCTCTGTATCCCCACGGTCGGCGCGGTCAAGCATGCCATCAAGGCGGTGGCGCTGGGCGCGGACATGATCACCATTCAGGGCAGTGAGGGTGGCGGCCATACCGGCGGCGTGCCCACCACCATCCTGCTTCCCCAGGTGCTGGATGCCGTGGATGTACCCGTCATTGCTGCCGGCGGCTATTCCACTGGGCGCGGTCTGGCCGCAGCCCTGGCCGCAGGTGCCAGCGGTATCGCCATGGGTACGCGATTCATGATGACCACCGACTCACCCACGCCCGAACAGACCCTGGCGCGCTATCTGGCAGTACAGGACACCCAGCTGATCCGCGTGACCACTGCGGTCGACGGAATGCGCCATCGCATGATCGAAAACGTCTTCATTCGCAAGCTCGAGGGCGCAAGCCCCATGCGCAAATTGCTGATCGCGCTCTCCAGCGCCCGTCAGTGGAAGCGTGAAACCGGCATGACCTTCGGCCACATGCTGAAGACATTCTGCAAGGCGGTGAAGGAAGATCCTGCACAAATGTCGCAGGTGGTGATGTCGGCCAACCAGCCGGTACTGCTGCAACGCTCGATGGTCCAGGGCGTTCCGGACGAGGGCATTCTGCCCAGCGGCCAGGTGGCCGCAGCAATCAATGAATTAGTCAGTGCCCCCGAGCTGATCGCCACGATCGCCGGAGAAGCTGAAACCTGTTTGCAAGCGCTGTGCACTCGCGCAGCCGCCGGACAGGCACTGGAAGAGGCATCCTGA
- a CDS encoding CoA-transferase subunit beta, with translation MTTNSEFTLAELMIVAASEAWRGDGELIASGLGIIPRLGASLAKMTHTPELLMTDSETLLVEEPIPVGPRGDYKPRYSGYLSFERMFECVWGGRRHAMIGPTQIDRFGQTNLSCIGDYDKPKVAMLGVRGLPGNSINHINSLFVPSHNTRTFVAGEVDMVSGVGYNPARWSEHMRQDLMEIRHIVTNLCVMDFEGPDHAIRVRSLHPGVSFEEVQANTGFALLQAPDMGETPHPTAEQLAVIARFDPHNLRARQLKDNPPGVRAATSDQ, from the coding sequence ATGACGACCAACAGTGAATTTACGCTGGCCGAACTGATGATTGTGGCCGCTTCAGAGGCCTGGCGCGGCGATGGCGAACTGATCGCCTCGGGGCTGGGCATCATTCCCCGTCTGGGTGCGAGCCTGGCGAAGATGACCCATACGCCGGAATTGCTGATGACCGACAGCGAAACGCTGCTGGTGGAAGAACCGATCCCGGTCGGCCCGCGGGGCGATTACAAGCCCAGGTATTCCGGCTATCTGTCCTTCGAACGCATGTTCGAGTGTGTTTGGGGTGGCAGGCGCCACGCCATGATCGGCCCGACCCAGATCGACCGTTTCGGCCAGACCAACCTGTCCTGCATTGGCGACTACGACAAGCCGAAAGTGGCCATGCTGGGTGTGCGCGGCCTGCCGGGCAACAGCATTAACCACATCAACTCGCTGTTTGTACCCAGCCACAACACGCGCACCTTCGTGGCGGGCGAAGTGGATATGGTCTCAGGCGTTGGCTACAACCCGGCGCGCTGGAGCGAGCATATGCGCCAGGATCTGATGGAGATCCGTCACATCGTTACCAATCTCTGCGTGATGGATTTCGAAGGGCCGGATCATGCCATCCGGGTGCGCTCGCTGCACCCGGGCGTCAGCTTCGAAGAAGTCCAGGCCAACACCGGTTTTGCGCTGCTGCAGGCGCCGGACATGGGCGAGACGCCGCACCCGACCGCTGAGCAGCTGGCCGTGATAGCCCGGTTTGACCCACATAACCTCCGTGCGCGTCAGCTGAAAGACAATCCGCCGGGCGTTCGCGCCGCTACCTCCGACCAGTAA
- a CDS encoding acyl-CoA dehydrogenase family protein, producing the protein MDLTYTPRQQAFRAEVRAWLVENVPVEKLASYDTREGFEQHREWERKLFDARLSMVMWPQELGGRGCDLTEWLIFEEEYYGADAPMRVNQNGQLLLGPTLMEFGTQAQKERFLPRMAASDDMWAQGWSEPSAGSDMAAVSSKAIRDGDHYVINGQKTWSTRASFADWVFGLFRSDPESSRHHGLSYLLVPLDAKGVTIRPIKALNGKDAFAEIFFDDVRVPVENRIGDEGQGWKVAMATAGFERGLLLRSPARFQQPVRKLIELYKAHQTEADRDPSIRDAVLEAWAGAEAYALSAYHTVGRIARGDKIGAESSINKIVWSELDLKIHETAMRILGARGELLAGAPQGGDVDGWLEGFLFAQAGPIYAGANEIQRNIIAERMLGLPKA; encoded by the coding sequence ATGGATCTGACCTATACCCCCCGACAGCAGGCCTTTCGTGCAGAGGTGCGGGCCTGGCTGGTTGAGAATGTGCCAGTTGAAAAGCTGGCCAGTTACGACACGCGCGAAGGTTTCGAGCAGCACCGCGAGTGGGAACGCAAGCTGTTTGATGCGCGCCTGTCGATGGTGATGTGGCCGCAGGAGCTGGGTGGTCGCGGTTGCGACCTGACCGAGTGGCTCATCTTTGAAGAAGAATACTACGGCGCCGATGCACCCATGCGTGTGAATCAGAATGGCCAGCTGCTGCTGGGGCCCACGCTGATGGAATTTGGTACCCAGGCGCAGAAGGAACGTTTCCTGCCGCGCATGGCTGCCAGTGACGACATGTGGGCCCAGGGCTGGTCCGAACCCAGCGCCGGCTCTGACATGGCGGCCGTATCCAGCAAGGCAATTCGCGATGGTGATCACTATGTGATCAATGGCCAGAAAACCTGGTCCACCCGTGCCAGCTTTGCCGACTGGGTGTTCGGGCTGTTCCGCAGTGATCCCGAGTCAAGCCGTCATCACGGTCTGTCCTACCTGCTGGTACCGCTGGACGCCAAGGGAGTGACCATTCGTCCGATCAAGGCACTGAATGGCAAGGATGCCTTTGCCGAGATCTTTTTCGACGACGTACGGGTACCGGTAGAAAATCGCATTGGCGACGAGGGCCAGGGCTGGAAGGTCGCGATGGCAACGGCCGGTTTTGAGCGCGGCCTGCTGCTGCGCTCACCGGCCCGGTTTCAGCAGCCGGTGCGCAAGCTTATCGAGCTGTACAAGGCCCATCAGACTGAGGCGGATCGCGACCCCAGCATCCGTGATGCCGTGCTGGAAGCCTGGGCGGGTGCAGAAGCCTATGCGCTGTCGGCGTACCACACCGTAGGACGTATCGCCCGAGGCGACAAGATTGGTGCCGAGTCCAGCATCAACAAGATTGTCTGGTCTGAGCTGGATCTGAAAATTCATGAAACCGCGATGCGGATTCTGGGTGCTCGGGGCGAGCTGCTGGCCGGTGCGCCGCAGGGTGGCGATGTTGATGGCTGGCTGGAGGGCTTCCTGTTTGCCCAGGCCGGACCGATCTATGCCGGCGCCAACGAGATTCAACGCAATATAATCGCTGAGCGCATGCTCGGCCTGCCAAAAGCCTGA
- a CDS encoding SDR family oxidoreductase, which produces MSILQGRVAIITGAGGGLGAAHAKVFAAEGCAVVVNDINAGAAQAVVDEITAAGGKAVVNTSDITNYDDSARAVQQAIETFGDLHVVLNNAGVNRDRMFASMTEAQWDSIMAVHLKGHFCISSHAVHYWRDQSKAGKAVSARIINTTSGAGLQGSIGQSNYAAAKAGIAALTLNQAAELSRYGITANAVAPAARTGMTTAVESMATRMAKPEDGSFDYWAPENVSSLLAWLATEEAGDVTGKVFESEGGKISICDGWRSTEGVDKGAAWKPEDVGEAVYKLIAQAVPAQKVWGS; this is translated from the coding sequence ATGTCTATTTTGCAAGGCCGAGTGGCCATTATTACCGGTGCTGGCGGCGGATTGGGTGCGGCCCACGCCAAAGTGTTTGCGGCTGAAGGTTGTGCTGTGGTCGTCAACGATATTAACGCTGGCGCAGCGCAAGCAGTGGTGGATGAAATCACCGCTGCAGGAGGCAAGGCGGTGGTCAACACGTCCGATATCACCAACTACGACGACAGCGCCCGGGCGGTGCAACAGGCCATCGAGACCTTCGGTGATCTGCATGTGGTGTTGAACAATGCCGGCGTGAATCGCGACCGCATGTTCGCCTCCATGACCGAAGCGCAGTGGGACAGCATCATGGCGGTCCACCTGAAAGGCCACTTCTGTATCAGTTCCCACGCCGTGCATTACTGGCGCGACCAGTCCAAAGCCGGCAAGGCGGTGAGCGCCCGCATCATCAATACTACCTCCGGTGCCGGGTTGCAGGGCTCCATCGGTCAGTCCAACTATGCCGCCGCCAAGGCGGGTATCGCTGCGCTGACCCTGAATCAGGCGGCAGAGCTGAGCCGTTACGGCATTACCGCCAATGCGGTGGCACCGGCGGCGCGTACCGGCATGACCACGGCGGTGGAGTCGATGGCGACCCGCATGGCGAAGCCGGAGGACGGCAGCTTCGATTACTGGGCACCGGAAAACGTCTCGTCTCTGCTGGCCTGGCTGGCAACGGAGGAGGCTGGGGACGTGACCGGCAAGGTGTTTGAATCCGAAGGCGGAAAAATTTCCATCTGTGACGGTTGGCGTTCGACAGAGGGCGTCGACAAGGGCGCTGCCTGGAAGCCCGAAGACGTCGGGGAAGCGGTATACAAATTGATTGCACAAGCCGTACCGGCACAGAAAGTCTGGGGCAGCTGA
- a CDS encoding VOC family protein, whose protein sequence is MIDIRELGYFVAQAENLDDWQQYAEQVLGMMTSAAPGGGLYVKMDERPFRMLVVEGPDSRYLASGWGLASEDAFATATAELDQRGVAWEAGDAALCNQRGVQALAVLKDPSGNRHELYWGHRSDCQPFVSPQGVPRFVTGNMGLGHTVLPAPNFDETRAFLQDVLGFSLSDSFNHRSAPDAEPLRIHFMHCNNPRHHSLAIAEFPVPSGCVHVMVEVDSMTEVGRAHDRHQDQGVQLSATLGQHLNDQMTSFYMKTPSGFDLEYGYGGLQLDWEAHSAFEFTRVSLWGHDFSVGQQQGANNE, encoded by the coding sequence ATGATTGATATTCGTGAGTTGGGCTACTTCGTCGCCCAGGCCGAAAATCTCGACGATTGGCAGCAGTACGCCGAGCAGGTGCTGGGGATGATGACCTCAGCTGCCCCGGGTGGCGGTCTGTACGTCAAGATGGATGAGCGTCCCTTCCGCATGCTCGTTGTCGAGGGTCCGGACAGCCGTTATCTGGCGTCGGGCTGGGGGCTAGCGTCCGAGGACGCCTTCGCCACCGCTACCGCCGAGCTGGATCAGCGTGGTGTCGCCTGGGAGGCCGGGGATGCAGCACTGTGCAATCAGCGTGGGGTACAGGCGCTGGCCGTGCTCAAGGATCCGTCCGGCAACCGTCACGAACTCTACTGGGGGCATCGCTCGGATTGTCAGCCCTTTGTGTCACCCCAGGGCGTGCCGCGTTTTGTCACCGGCAACATGGGGCTGGGGCACACGGTATTGCCGGCACCCAACTTCGATGAAACCCGTGCCTTCCTGCAGGATGTGCTGGGATTCAGTCTGTCCGACAGCTTCAATCACCGCTCAGCCCCGGATGCCGAACCGCTGCGCATTCATTTCATGCACTGCAATAACCCGCGTCACCACAGCCTGGCAATCGCCGAATTCCCGGTGCCGTCCGGCTGCGTGCACGTGATGGTCGAGGTGGATTCCATGACCGAAGTGGGCCGCGCCCATGATCGTCACCAGGACCAGGGTGTGCAGCTGTCAGCGACTCTCGGTCAGCATCTCAATGATCAGATGACGTCTTTCTACATGAAGACCCCGTCCGGTTTCGATCTGGAGTATGGCTACGGCGGTCTGCAGCTGGACTGGGAGGCGCACAGCGCCTTCGAATTCACCCGTGTCAGCCTCTGGGGTCATGACTTCTCGGTCGGTCAACAACAAGGAGCAAACAATGAATAA